One region of Eurosta solidaginis isolate ZX-2024a chromosome X, ASM4086904v1, whole genome shotgun sequence genomic DNA includes:
- the LOC137235491 gene encoding uncharacterized protein encodes MQITRIQTYNNDSMPIIKHFEQLGQVKQIDASRNADEVVICLMAAFILTYPYMTANFKDSRRFGNLISIDDKDTTLVDGIDVHRNIREQITVLCQWTPVWHQISMSVPANF; translated from the exons ATGCAGATAACACGTATACAAACATATAATAATGATTCAATGCCAATAATTAAACATTTTGAACAATTAGGACAAGTTAAACAAATCGATGCAAGTCGCAATGCCGATGAG GTTGTTATTTGTCTAATGGCTGCCTTCATTCTTACATACCCTTATATGACTGCAAATTTCAAAGATTCACGACGTTTTGGCAACTTAATTTCAATCGACGACAAGGATACAACATTAGTTGATGGCATCGATGTACATCGTAACATAAGGGAACAGATAacg gTACTTTGTCAATGGACCCCTGTATGGCATCAAATTTCCATGTCCGTGCCGGCGAACTTTTGA